GTTGGAGATCTTGCGATCTTGCTGTATTTGTTTCTTCAGTTTTTGGCCCTGAAATGTTGTCATGTTAAGTTTTCGAGGCATGAAGTATAGGTTCTTCACATCCTAGTTTTGACATGGTAGAAGTATGGCATCTTTATACGTTTATTTATGAAAAAAGATGAATTATTAGGCTGGGAGTATTTTGAGGAATTTGTACCTAATTGTCTTTTTTGGATAAATTTCTGAAAACCTGAGGCATGTGATTCTTGTCTTTtctgtatttatgaattatgatgTCACTGTTTCTATGCTATCCAGGGTGTAAAAAGTGATGTTCGTACAAGTTCTGGTATGTTCGTGAATTCTGAAGAGAGAAAATCTCCAGTCATTCAGGTCTGTTTGCTGCTTTACTGCAGGTTTCACACCACTAAACAATGAACTAGAATTTTGTTTATGTTACATAACATGGTTTTTGTAGTGTTTTCTGTTTGTCGTTCTCCGTTAGTTATCGGTTTGTGATAATGATACAGGGGAGTGCATTCGCATATGTTAGATGGGTGATTACAACGGAATCAAGTTCTGTTCATGAGACACGTTTACTCAACAAAATAATATCTCTTTCATAAAAGTGCTGCATCTTCCAAACAACATTTTCTGAATTAATTCAACTCATGATTCATCTTTACTCGTCCTCTATCTGTTAGGATGAGTTTACCTTTGTCCTATTTTATTTTGATACTAAGGTACTAATGCACCCTATTAGAAGTAACCAGGATTTGTGACAATGTAATTtgagattgtttttttttttggggtggggtgggggggtggggtTCGAATCTGAAGAAATTATATGACTGAATACATGCCATTCTCCTCAGTTAACTAATTTATACCCATGTAAGAAGAAGGCCCTACAATGTGTAGTTATCTTTAACACCATCTGGTTACGGCATTTTACTTATGCTCTGTCGAGTAATTGAATTATCCAACATGCATTGCCTATGCATGATATATTCAATGTATTGCAGTGCTAGATCAAGTTCTAGAGTTTACAATTTAACCTTAGGAGTTGTATTGCTTAGTCTTGTTCTTTACATTTGCTTGCCTTGTGTAGGCTATAGAAAAGAGGATTTCTGTTTTCTCTCAAATACCTAAAGAAAATGGGGAACTCATTCAAGTATTGAGGTACTCGATGGATTTAATATAGCAAATTTTCTTTCTATGTTCTTCTACTTAACTGTTTTTGTGAGTTGACTTCAATAATTTACAGGTATGAAGCAAGTCAATATTATAGGCCACATCATGATTATTTTTCCGATACTGTAAGTTGAGCATATAAGGCAAGTTTCAGGATGTAGATTCTTGTGAAATCACCAGTTTATTATTTCCTGTTACAATTAGTTATCTGTCACATGAATCAATATGGATTTTATACTGCAGTTTAACCTCAAACGTGGGGGGCAGCGCGTTGCTACAATGCTGATGTATTTGACTGATGGTGTTGAAGGTGGTGAAACCCACTTTCCACAGGTTAGCTCACATCGTGTCAATTCATCATGATGTTAAACAGAACTCTGTTTCACGTGTCATGTGATTTGTGCTGGTCTGATATTCGACTACTCTTATATCTGCTCCAGGCAGGAGAAGGCCAGTGCAGCTGCGGAGGAAACATTGTGCGAGGACTGTGTGTCAAGCCAAACAAAGGCGATGCCGTTCTCTTCTGGAGCATGGTATGTTATTCTCTCTGGTTTTGGAAATCCTGCTCAGGCATACATTTATTTAAGCGTGTGGTGAAATATTCCAATGCTCCTACTTATTAGTTGTGTTGTTTTTCTTAAAACACCCTGTTGTCCGACACAAATGTTTTGCCGTGCTGATTTATCGGCTTTGTTTCAGGGATTGGATGGTAACACGGACCCCAACAGCATGCACAGCGGGTGCCCTGTCCTGAAAGGGGAGAAATGGTCGGCGACGAAATGGATGAGGCAGAAGATGACTTTCTGattatttttgtttggttggtaCAGGGAAATTCTgttaattttcttttctgtgtACAACATTTTGGTGAATCTGACAAGTAAATGAATAGAGCTGAAGGAATCACCTCAGGATTACATATGTGCCCCATTTTTATAAAACAGCCTTTAGCCGTTGTAggagcatctccaacagcttATCTATACCTAAagactaaaaaaataaaaaaactgctCCAACAGATTTGCTATATGGATTACTATCCTAATTTTTTAGCTAGGATCTAAATTTTTATATGCAAATATAGCAATCCAATGGATTTCTATTTCCTCGATTCACTGGCGGGAGCCTCTAACCGTTTTCCCCCGCTCGTTCATTCCCCTTcggccccgcgcccgccaccatcctctcttcctccgttcccgcgccgccaccgccctctccatctccggctgccggcgccgccatggaAGGTGTCCAGGCCCTTCCCAGAACCCCTTCGCCGCCCACCACCAGCCCTACCCGGCTCTGGCCACCTCCTATACCCCCAAGCGGAAGGCACAACGGCTCCTAGGGGTTCCGCCACCTCCATCAGCACATCCGCGGTTGGCAGGGTGGATGGGGCCGGGCCACCGAGGTTAAGCCGACGAGCAAAAGGCCGCCCCACGACCCTTCCTCGCCCAAAGCCGCGCGTAAGGCGGGTGCCGCAGCCGCCGGTCCGACTCCTCTTTAAGCTTCGCCGGCACTTGTGCTCCTGGAGCTCGATTCGAGGCCATCCTCCGCAAAATTCGTCATACTCCGCTTCGATTTGAGGTAGTCCGTCGCCGATTCGTTGTCTTCCCCTCCGATTCGACGCTGCCCGCGAGGACCGCCACCGCCCTCCATGGCGGAGATGAGTGGCGAGGGTCGGGCTGCAGGCTCGACCCCGCCACACCCTCCTCCTCAACGACCTCACCACGACCCAGCGCACTTGGCCGCCTGATTCGCCGCCTAGCGGAGATTGCTTTTGCCCTGAAGTGCACGGGAGAGCACCACACGGGACCTCCGCCCCAACATACGTGGGCGAGCTCCGCCCCCATAGACACGAGCAAGCTCTGGGCGGCGATCTAAAGGCGATGTAGGTAAGGGGAGACAAGAGACATGGAAGGAGAGACACTGACAGGcaggtcccacttgtcagtgtCATGTATCCAAAACTATAGGTACACTGTTGGAGAAGGCAACCTTTGGATACTCAAAATTTTCTCTCTCCCGTAACTTAAAAAAGATTTTAGGTATCCAATTTTACCAAAACTGTTGATCTAAACTGATTTGCTATACCTAAAAACTACCAgaatctttacctattattaaagcaagtaacgcctCCGCCAGATTTTTCGTACGTCGTGGTATTTTTGCAGAAAAAACCctgatgttttgtgtaatcaacccgcagt
This portion of the Setaria viridis chromosome 7, Setaria_viridis_v4.0, whole genome shotgun sequence genome encodes:
- the LOC117865998 gene encoding prolyl 4-hydroxylase 1, whose amino-acid sequence is MARWRARRLLPLLTFVTLGMILGSLLQLALLHQLDDPSHLMHTDNDPEAAVLRLGYVKPEVISWTPRIIVFHNFLSSEECDYLMAIARPRLQISTVVDVATGKGVKSDVRTSSGMFVNSEERKSPVIQAIEKRISVFSQIPKENGELIQVLRYEASQYYRPHHDYFSDTFNLKRGGQRVATMLMYLTDGVEGGETHFPQAGEGQCSCGGNIVRGLCVKPNKGDAVLFWSMGLDGNTDPNSMHSGCPVLKGEKWSATKWMRQKMTF